The proteins below come from a single Gammaproteobacteria bacterium genomic window:
- a CDS encoding succinate dehydrogenase assembly factor 2 — translation MTETARLKWLCRRGMKELDVLLEAYLEHDYPAASAEEQGAFRNILDLDDPVLWYYVMGKDHPTDEQQAIVIEKLIATLQDRD, via the coding sequence ATGACTGAAACAGCGCGTTTGAAATGGCTTTGCCGACGCGGCATGAAGGAGCTGGACGTGCTCCTCGAGGCCTATCTCGAGCATGACTATCCAGCGGCGTCAGCGGAAGAGCAGGGCGCTTTCCGGAATATCCTGGATCTCGACGACCCGGTGCTCTGGTACTACGTCATGGGGAAGGATCACCCGACGGACGAGCAGCAGGCCATTGTCATCGAAAAGCTCATCGCCACCCTGCAGGATCGCGATTGA